The Paenibacillus sp. MBLB1832 genome has a window encoding:
- a CDS encoding ABC transporter permease codes for MESNALIAAREMKEHVQPQVNKERAIKLYWKQKYFFFMLIPVIAYYLIFHYAPLYGIVIAFQNYYPLKGVSGSEWVGLEHFKELFTGLYFLPVLKNTLIISTYKLIFGFPAPIILCLILNEVRLVFFKKAVQTITYLPHFISWVILGGIVIEFLSPTRGLINAIIMEFGHKPILFVTDEAYFRSILVLSSIWKEVGWSTIIYLAAITSVDPELYDAADMDGAGRLRKIWSITMPSIMPVVTIMFIFAVGGIINDDFDQIYNLLNASVLSVGDVISTYTYQIGLVKGDYSFATTVGLFKNIIAFILILLTNYVAKKTNDYSLW; via the coding sequence ATGGAAAGTAACGCACTTATCGCAGCACGGGAAATGAAAGAGCACGTGCAGCCGCAAGTCAATAAAGAACGTGCAATCAAACTATATTGGAAACAGAAATACTTTTTCTTTATGTTAATTCCCGTCATCGCCTACTACCTCATCTTCCACTACGCTCCCTTATATGGGATTGTGATTGCCTTTCAGAATTACTATCCGCTGAAGGGGGTATCAGGCAGTGAATGGGTAGGGCTGGAGCACTTTAAGGAGCTATTCACGGGGCTTTATTTTTTACCTGTATTGAAGAATACCCTTATCATCTCTACGTATAAATTGATTTTTGGATTTCCAGCGCCGATTATACTCTGCCTCATCCTAAATGAGGTTCGTCTAGTATTCTTTAAAAAGGCGGTGCAGACGATCACCTATTTACCGCATTTCATTTCTTGGGTAATTCTCGGCGGTATTGTGATCGAATTTCTGTCACCGACACGAGGCTTGATCAATGCCATCATCATGGAATTTGGTCATAAACCGATTCTCTTCGTGACGGATGAGGCGTACTTCCGGTCCATCCTCGTCCTCTCTTCCATTTGGAAGGAAGTCGGTTGGTCGACAATCATCTACCTTGCAGCTATCACAAGTGTGGATCCCGAACTGTACGATGCAGCGGATATGGACGGGGCGGGGAGGCTTCGTAAAATATGGAGCATCACGATGCCCTCGATCATGCCGGTTGTGACGATCATGTTTATTTTCGCGGTAGGCGGCATCATTAATGACGATTTTGATCAAATTTACAACTTGCTTAATGCCTCTGTTCTCTCGGTTGGTGATGTTATTTCCACTTATACGTACCAGATTGGACTTGTGAAAGGCGATTACAGCTTCGCAACAACGGTCGGTTTGTTCAAAAATATCATTGCCTTTATTCTTATTCTTCTCACTAATTATGTGGCCAAGAAAACCAACGACTATTCCTTATGGTAG
- a CDS encoding NUDIX domain-containing protein, which produces MTTNDQGSNYTPGRYRTPDGAPSDIVIFTITSTEKKTAKKALPLRELQVLLIQRKSWPFEGQWALPGGFCKETEDMYACAKRELQEETGVTNVHMAYFNVYSQPGRDPRGWMISHAFFALVQEKWLAERRADTDAEDVRLFPVEEALQMALAFDHGVILRDALQKIREQMLTTVIAKEFLPEEFTISELYQVIQTVVPDFEERNFIRKITSTQSRKGLIEEVTDRGGQPKVSNRYSQRAAQLYRFTNLTQQLSLYS; this is translated from the coding sequence ATGACGACGAATGATCAGGGCTCCAACTATACCCCAGGCCGATACCGGACACCGGACGGGGCGCCGAGTGATATTGTGATTTTCACGATTACGTCCACGGAGAAAAAGACAGCGAAAAAAGCCCTACCGCTCCGAGAGCTCCAGGTGCTGCTCATTCAAAGAAAGAGCTGGCCGTTCGAGGGGCAATGGGCGCTTCCAGGCGGATTTTGCAAAGAGACGGAAGATATGTACGCTTGCGCCAAGCGCGAATTGCAAGAAGAGACAGGCGTGACGAATGTGCATATGGCGTACTTTAACGTGTACAGTCAGCCAGGTCGTGACCCAAGAGGATGGATGATCTCGCATGCGTTTTTTGCTCTGGTGCAGGAGAAGTGGCTGGCTGAGCGGCGCGCCGATACGGATGCCGAGGATGTGCGCCTATTCCCGGTCGAGGAGGCGCTGCAGATGGCGCTTGCTTTTGACCATGGGGTCATCCTGAGAGATGCCCTGCAGAAGATCCGTGAGCAGATGCTGACGACGGTCATCGCCAAAGAGTTTCTACCCGAAGAGTTCACGATTAGTGAGCTGTATCAAGTGATTCAAACGGTTGTCCCCGATTTCGAGGAGCGTAATTTTATCCGCAAAATCACTTCGACGCAAAGCCGTAAAGGGTTGATCGAGGAAGTCACGGATCGGGGCGGTCAGCCGAAGGTATCCAATCGCTACTCGCAGCGAGCCGCGCAGCTATATCGATTTACGAATTTGACGCAGCAACTGTCTTTGTACAGTTAG
- a CDS encoding helix-turn-helix domain-containing protein has translation MFNIRARMSTIYSRILLFNILLVIILSLAPQLIYIHYFTTAYNQEINRQSTQDVNKLKYAVDETILDRVIRLVNIYFSDIPSNEVLAYPLTHDISGNGYKIAEVSNFLTDIPYKLNFLQSVEVWYTAGNVYINDKYSSYLDSAGSLKSLDEAWINVLRTMATPNQWLPPRVTTPSNTSVITYLSNIPLIDSLANRQAVVAINIKESAIHNLIQSSPIDGEVLFIVDETGKVLVHSDSQWVGQDFSQKDYITALLQHSESGTFEASVDGVQSVVSYGKSNYNNWKYVSVISIDTLYHKSKQLKHYLLITTIVLLTVSLLFSIYMTHWANKPLRSIIQTIRNLGSSDGQEKQAKNEYAMLHQVIDRVSNTIIDLNHQMETNKPIIRDKFIMRLLQGDLDQTDPQVTNMEKMLQLHFDREKTACMALKVFGTEGIGLKNEMMIQYSMLQHVEELGDYSLCSTMDNAGHIIVLLNYSHALDKEKIHSSISQQMKGKFVIGFGNEYDHSYTNIALSYTEACECLNYAFIMPTESCISYEDLAIAQRKDYGSGLQIMEQLSVAVRNRNQEMVFSILDILRKALVSGRYHIDYCRNTVFDAISIIRTTAISMDIDLERFLGYDIREYGRKMDNVADLTDWLTGVAVQIMEFHTTNVTDDDPGTALERQILAYIEQNIYNEISLSSLSEGIHMNSSYVSRIYKSVMGSNFSEHLAGIKMKHAESLLRETDLSIKEIAAKLGYTSPRYFANVFKENFGCTPKSYRDSLDS, from the coding sequence ATGTTCAATATCCGAGCCAGGATGAGCACCATCTATTCACGAATCCTCCTGTTTAACATCTTGCTCGTGATCATTCTTTCATTAGCACCGCAGCTCATCTATATCCATTATTTCACTACCGCCTATAATCAAGAAATCAATAGACAAAGTACGCAAGATGTCAACAAACTGAAATATGCGGTAGATGAAACAATCCTAGATCGCGTCATTCGTTTGGTGAATATTTATTTCTCGGATATTCCAAGCAATGAAGTGCTCGCGTATCCGCTCACGCACGATATTAGCGGCAACGGCTACAAGATCGCTGAAGTTAGCAACTTTTTGACGGATATCCCTTACAAGCTGAACTTCCTACAATCCGTTGAAGTTTGGTATACAGCGGGAAACGTATACATTAATGATAAATATAGTTCGTATTTGGATTCGGCAGGCTCCCTTAAAAGCTTGGATGAAGCATGGATTAATGTCCTGCGTACCATGGCGACCCCGAATCAGTGGCTCCCCCCTCGTGTAACCACACCATCGAATACGTCGGTGATCACGTATCTTTCGAATATTCCGCTGATCGATAGCCTCGCGAATCGGCAGGCTGTCGTCGCCATCAATATTAAAGAAAGCGCAATACATAATCTCATTCAATCCTCTCCAATAGATGGAGAAGTGTTGTTTATTGTAGATGAAACAGGAAAAGTGCTTGTCCATAGCGACAGCCAATGGGTTGGACAAGACTTCAGCCAGAAGGATTACATTACAGCGCTCCTGCAACATTCAGAGTCCGGAACGTTCGAAGCCTCCGTTGACGGTGTTCAAAGTGTCGTTTCGTACGGCAAGTCCAATTATAACAACTGGAAATACGTGTCTGTCATTTCAATCGATACCCTGTATCATAAATCGAAGCAGCTCAAGCATTATTTGCTGATTACGACGATCGTTCTGCTCACAGTGAGCTTGCTCTTCTCGATTTATATGACCCATTGGGCGAATAAACCGCTGCGCAGCATCATTCAAACGATTCGTAATCTGGGAAGCTCAGACGGCCAAGAGAAGCAGGCAAAGAATGAATATGCGATGCTCCATCAAGTTATCGATCGAGTGTCGAATACGATCATTGATTTGAATCATCAAATGGAGACGAATAAACCGATCATTCGCGATAAGTTCATCATGCGGTTACTGCAAGGCGACCTCGATCAGACCGATCCTCAAGTAACGAATATGGAGAAGATGCTGCAGCTGCATTTTGACCGAGAAAAGACGGCCTGTATGGCGCTCAAGGTTTTTGGCACAGAGGGGATTGGCCTGAAGAACGAGATGATGATCCAATACAGTATGCTGCAACATGTTGAGGAGCTTGGGGATTACTCGCTCTGTTCGACGATGGATAATGCAGGCCATATTATTGTCTTGCTCAATTATTCCCACGCTTTGGATAAGGAGAAAATTCACAGCAGCATCAGCCAGCAGATGAAAGGGAAATTTGTGATCGGCTTCGGAAATGAATATGATCACTCCTACACCAACATCGCACTATCCTATACAGAAGCTTGCGAGTGCTTGAATTACGCTTTCATCATGCCAACGGAATCATGTATTTCTTATGAGGACCTCGCTATCGCGCAACGCAAAGATTATGGAAGCGGTTTGCAAATAATGGAGCAGTTGTCTGTCGCCGTACGCAATCGGAATCAGGAGATGGTGTTCTCGATTCTGGATATATTGCGCAAAGCGCTTGTTTCAGGCAGGTATCACATTGATTATTGCCGTAATACGGTGTTCGATGCGATTTCTATCATCCGAACAACCGCCATTTCCATGGATATCGATCTAGAACGATTCCTTGGTTATGACATTCGGGAGTATGGCCGGAAAATGGACAATGTTGCTGATTTAACGGACTGGCTCACTGGTGTAGCTGTGCAAATTATGGAGTTCCACACCACCAATGTGACCGACGATGACCCAGGTACGGCACTGGAACGTCAGATTCTCGCCTACATTGAGCAGAATATATACAACGAAATCTCTCTATCCTCCTTAAGCGAGGGCATTCATATGAACTCCAGCTATGTGAGTCGGATCTACAAATCGGTCATGGGCTCGAATTTCTCCGAGCATTTGGCTGGGATCAAAATGAAACACGCCGAAAGTCTCCTTCGAGAGACGGATTTATCGATAAAAGAGATCGCAGCGAAGCTTGGCTATACGAGCCCTCGTTATTTTGCGAATGTGTTTAAAGAGAACTTCGGATGTACCCCTAAGAGCTATCGAGACAGTCTCGATAGCTAG
- a CDS encoding AraC family transcriptional regulator — MTTLELLNPYVRVGHYYRFPVTRNQVEVGRIGYCYAFHFVAAGKGSVSVGGKTYPVKKGDLIYFPPEAAHSFYTNSDHPLATYNLYCDLWNYRLASTQHLVWDLNDFNRDLLTVIEPCSELSSLPVVTPIQHDATLCQLFIYAVTQVGKSEPYSELIVSHLVKAFLLTLVQTASVSTFIDYRIIPIIEQMDREANASRSYDDWMNECGLRKTQFHELFKQATGSSPKAYWTKAIMKQVEAALWESNRSITTIAEDFGYSSVHHFTKQFTQFHGLSPTEFRRLKK; from the coding sequence ATGACGACTCTAGAATTGCTGAATCCCTATGTAAGAGTAGGCCATTATTACCGCTTCCCCGTTACAAGAAATCAAGTGGAGGTTGGGAGGATTGGCTACTGCTACGCTTTCCATTTCGTTGCGGCAGGCAAAGGGTCTGTTTCCGTGGGAGGTAAAACATATCCTGTTAAGAAAGGTGATCTGATATATTTTCCGCCTGAAGCTGCGCACTCCTTTTATACCAATTCAGATCACCCCTTAGCTACTTATAATTTGTATTGTGATTTATGGAATTATAGGTTAGCTAGCACGCAACATTTGGTTTGGGATCTTAACGATTTCAATCGCGATCTGCTTACGGTAATAGAACCATGCTCGGAGCTATCATCTCTCCCCGTGGTTACGCCGATCCAACATGATGCAACCCTATGCCAATTATTCATATATGCCGTGACCCAGGTTGGGAAAAGTGAACCCTACTCAGAATTGATCGTTAGTCATCTTGTGAAGGCATTCCTGTTAACCCTTGTCCAAACAGCGTCTGTTTCAACTTTCATAGATTACAGAATTATCCCCATCATCGAACAAATGGATCGAGAAGCGAATGCGAGCCGTAGCTATGACGATTGGATGAATGAATGCGGTCTTCGCAAAACACAATTTCACGAACTTTTCAAACAAGCCACGGGGAGTTCACCCAAAGCATACTGGACCAAGGCTATCATGAAGCAAGTAGAAGCAGCTCTATGGGAAAGCAACCGATCTATTACCACGATTGCCGAAGATTTCGGTTATTCGTCTGTGCATCATTTCACGAAACAGTTTACGCAATTTCATGGTCTGTCGCCGACTGAGTTCCGAAGGCTGAAGAAATAG
- a CDS encoding methyl-accepting chemotaxis protein — MAKLLSIRVRLILLVLIPSLLYVGTSVYLLQINQSTTDTLTSSLYETTEKSTSLILNADRDMYQALTAYQLLVSGTLSGDEKASQLKVMKDNIDQTNTRVGQAVTILQDKDLLQSAHNQSSVTIEQSAARFHTSFDQWVREANAVVQAGSVGKGVVNDAKLTAAFEKGREGLNVIGETLDSYAQESIQVIHEDSDVNARSIYIGIAIVVLFLAAAGSLVIKRIMATVRRILTITSQVAAGDLRHEPQTSYAKDEFGRISESVDDMVAKMKGLIGAIASNTQFVQDASVDLSGSAKESASAAEHVATNIQEMTQDVELQTRSSEETSRAMEEMAIGIQRVAENSGVMAEHSSLTSQHAAIGNELLSKLQTQITNMLNSVEQLAATVQSLTRKSDEIGLIASSITNFANQTNLLSLNASIEAARAGEHGKGFNVVAHEIRKLAAQSIESADGINQLIHETRVEIASVSESMQMTKQEASAGSHMMQEVNQSFETIMQSVTHIVTQIHETSAITEQMSASSEEISATMDHAAASSSQILTRSQTVAAATEEQLAMMQNIAAAAEQLRNVVDTLNESVSYFKTK; from the coding sequence GTGGCAAAATTATTATCAATACGTGTACGGCTCATTTTATTAGTATTAATTCCTTCCTTGCTATACGTAGGTACGAGCGTGTATTTACTGCAGATTAATCAATCCACTACAGATACGTTGACCTCTTCCTTGTATGAGACGACAGAGAAGAGTACCTCACTGATTTTGAATGCCGACCGGGATATGTATCAAGCTTTGACGGCTTATCAGTTGTTGGTGTCAGGCACATTGAGCGGGGATGAGAAAGCCAGCCAGCTGAAAGTGATGAAAGACAATATTGACCAAACGAATACGAGGGTCGGGCAGGCTGTTACGATTTTACAGGATAAAGACTTACTTCAAAGCGCCCACAATCAGTCGAGTGTGACGATTGAACAAAGCGCAGCCCGTTTCCATACCTCGTTCGATCAATGGGTTAGAGAGGCAAATGCCGTCGTACAGGCGGGCAGCGTTGGTAAAGGCGTTGTGAATGATGCGAAGCTCACGGCTGCGTTCGAAAAAGGGCGCGAAGGCCTCAACGTTATCGGGGAAACTCTGGATAGCTATGCGCAAGAAAGTATTCAAGTTATCCATGAGGATAGTGACGTAAATGCGCGCAGCATCTATATCGGTATAGCTATAGTTGTTCTTTTTCTAGCGGCTGCAGGCAGCCTAGTCATTAAGCGAATTATGGCGACGGTACGGCGGATTTTGACCATTACGAGTCAGGTTGCAGCGGGGGATTTGCGGCATGAACCGCAGACCTCGTATGCGAAGGATGAGTTTGGGCGGATTTCGGAGTCGGTTGATGATATGGTGGCGAAAATGAAGGGATTAATCGGTGCGATCGCGTCGAACACGCAATTCGTGCAGGATGCCTCGGTGGATCTCTCGGGCAGTGCCAAAGAATCGGCAAGCGCGGCAGAGCATGTCGCTACGAATATTCAAGAGATGACACAGGATGTGGAACTACAAACACGGAGCAGTGAGGAAACGAGCCGTGCCATGGAAGAAATGGCGATCGGGATTCAACGGGTAGCTGAAAATTCAGGTGTAATGGCGGAACACTCGTCATTAACTTCGCAACATGCGGCGATTGGAAATGAGCTGCTCTCCAAGCTCCAGACGCAGATTACCAACATGTTGAACTCTGTTGAACAGTTGGCGGCGACCGTACAATCCTTGACGCGAAAATCCGACGAAATCGGGCTCATTGCTTCGAGTATCACCAATTTTGCCAATCAGACGAATCTCTTATCGTTGAATGCTTCGATTGAGGCAGCCCGAGCAGGGGAGCATGGCAAAGGCTTCAATGTCGTCGCGCATGAAATCCGCAAGCTGGCTGCACAATCTATTGAATCGGCCGATGGCATTAATCAGCTTATTCATGAGACACGTGTCGAGATCGCCAGCGTTTCCGAATCGATGCAAATGACGAAGCAGGAAGCAAGCGCTGGCTCGCACATGATGCAGGAAGTGAATCAAAGCTTTGAGACGATAATGCAATCGGTGACGCACATCGTCACACAGATTCATGAGACCTCCGCGATCACTGAGCAAATGTCGGCGAGTTCTGAAGAGATTTCGGCGACGATGGATCATGCAGCAGCAAGCTCGTCCCAGATTTTGACGAGATCCCAAACGGTCGCAGCGGCTACGGAAGAACAGCTGGCCATGATGCAGAATATTGCGGCGGCTGCTGAGCAGTTGCGCAATGTTGTGGATACGCTGAACGAGTCAGTGTCGTATTTTAAAACCAAGTAG
- a CDS encoding carbohydrate ABC transporter permease: MTDQRKKKKRTFEDIFVDTIVYTTLILLSVLTIIPFMQVVTVSMSPTEVVSSYGFHLIPLKFDWDGYRKILAYQQIWIGYQNTIIRVILGILVSMTFMILAAYPLSKKNLVHRKFWTIFMVFTMFFSGGLIPTYLIVKGVGLYNSVWALVLPVAINTFTMLIIRNYFMSLPEEIQESARIDGANEFIILTRIILPISIPILATVGLWTMVYHWNEWFNAMIYLKDSKKAVLQLVLRKIMFEGSEPQAVEAANTIYANTDTMKMAALMVSLIPLLVVYPFLQKYFVKGVMIGSLKG, from the coding sequence ATGACAGATCAACGTAAGAAAAAGAAACGAACCTTTGAAGATATCTTCGTAGACACGATAGTCTATACGACGCTCATCCTGCTTAGTGTACTGACGATTATTCCCTTCATGCAGGTTGTCACGGTGTCGATGAGTCCGACAGAAGTTGTTAGCAGCTACGGCTTTCATCTCATTCCACTCAAGTTCGATTGGGATGGTTATCGTAAGATTCTGGCGTATCAGCAAATCTGGATCGGTTATCAGAATACGATCATCCGAGTCATTCTGGGCATCCTCGTCTCAATGACTTTCATGATTCTAGCAGCCTATCCCTTGTCCAAAAAGAATTTGGTGCATCGCAAGTTTTGGACGATTTTCATGGTATTCACGATGTTTTTCAGCGGCGGCTTGATTCCCACGTACCTTATTGTCAAAGGCGTCGGTCTCTATAACAGCGTATGGGCACTTGTGCTGCCTGTCGCAATCAATACCTTTACGATGCTGATCATCCGTAATTACTTCATGTCCCTGCCCGAGGAGATTCAAGAGTCCGCCCGCATCGATGGCGCAAATGAGTTTATCATTTTAACGCGTATCATATTACCGATTTCCATCCCGATCCTCGCCACTGTAGGTCTATGGACGATGGTCTACCATTGGAATGAATGGTTCAATGCCATGATTTATCTCAAGGATTCGAAGAAAGCGGTTCTGCAGCTTGTGCTGCGCAAAATTATGTTCGAAGGCTCCGAACCACAAGCTGTCGAAGCAGCGAATACGATCTACGCCAACACTGACACGATGAAAATGGCAGCGCTCATGGTATCCCTAATTCCACTGCTCGTTGTTTACCCTTTCCTGCAAAAATACTTTGTCAAAGGCGTCATGATTGGCTCATTAAAAGGTTAG
- a CDS encoding hydrolase/acyltransferase gives MPQMRYAILKLDQQLEFVEMPSSYSYQLTALNQRLHKELDKLTADHVPQLPRVIAECDDLELIGPSYTLTNGLDYINRLEKSFAGIQEKSYPLISLLTEIRALQAQLEQWYEEEFDL, from the coding sequence ATGCCACAGATGCGCTATGCCATTCTCAAGCTTGACCAACAACTCGAATTCGTCGAAATGCCTTCCTCCTATTCCTACCAATTAACTGCTTTGAACCAACGTTTGCACAAAGAACTAGATAAATTGACAGCTGACCATGTGCCTCAATTGCCGCGTGTTATTGCTGAATGTGATGACCTGGAGTTGATCGGCCCATCGTACACGCTTACCAATGGCTTGGATTACATCAATCGTTTGGAGAAATCGTTCGCGGGTATCCAAGAGAAATCATATCCCCTGATCTCCTTACTGACAGAAATCCGCGCACTTCAAGCTCAGCTCGAGCAGTGGTACGAAGAGGAATTTGATCTCTAA
- the cmpA gene encoding cortex morphogenetic protein CmpA, giving the protein MPQWLCNQLMRAFQNKNRRQIKLLNESWYFYRTRRSQEEWPDGQSTDGPSKRKF; this is encoded by the coding sequence ATGCCTCAATGGCTTTGTAATCAATTAATGCGTGCCTTCCAGAACAAAAACCGTAGACAAATCAAATTATTGAATGAAAGCTGGTACTTTTACCGCACTCGCCGTTCACAGGAAGAATGGCCTGATGGCCAATCGACAGATGGACCGAGTAAACGTAAATTTTGA
- a CDS encoding phytanoyl-CoA dioxygenase family protein: MIIQNRSGSLTTEQTQFYEEQGYLVIPNLLSEEDLASAREAMTQKVSMIADELFADGLISNKLEERPFQYRLAELFRGLSEENFLKYGRSWRDRIPGYFTLMSNPKILDAVESLIGSELFANPIYNVRPKVPKVAAGAVPWHQDKSYWPDANANPVITVWIPLVDANEVNGCLHIKPRTHRKRVLKWHRETYSGTGYTALKDSQLGKTETVALPVTAGSAILFNDRCLHMSTPNQSNEVRWSVDLRYQPTDQDPMLNQGVGFLARSRKYPSRVATLEDWLAGHPEHTD; the protein is encoded by the coding sequence GTGATTATACAAAATAGAAGCGGAAGTTTAACTACCGAACAAACTCAGTTTTACGAGGAGCAGGGATATCTCGTCATCCCTAACTTGCTCTCTGAGGAAGATTTAGCTTCTGCTCGCGAGGCGATGACTCAGAAGGTCTCAATGATTGCGGATGAATTGTTCGCAGATGGTTTAATTTCTAACAAGCTGGAGGAGCGCCCTTTTCAATATCGTCTTGCCGAGCTTTTCCGAGGATTATCGGAGGAGAACTTCTTGAAGTACGGCAGAAGCTGGCGAGATCGTATCCCAGGCTATTTCACGCTCATGAGCAATCCCAAAATTTTGGATGCGGTTGAATCCTTAATTGGCAGTGAATTGTTCGCAAATCCTATCTACAACGTACGTCCTAAGGTACCAAAGGTGGCGGCGGGCGCAGTTCCTTGGCATCAAGATAAATCATATTGGCCGGATGCCAACGCTAACCCCGTCATCACGGTTTGGATCCCGCTCGTTGATGCGAATGAAGTCAATGGATGTCTTCATATTAAGCCCCGAACTCATCGAAAGCGTGTGTTAAAGTGGCATCGGGAAACATATTCGGGTACAGGCTATACAGCATTGAAAGACAGCCAACTCGGAAAAACAGAAACCGTTGCCTTGCCTGTGACGGCAGGAAGCGCCATTCTTTTCAATGATCGCTGTCTCCATATGTCTACGCCGAACCAGTCTAATGAAGTTCGCTGGAGCGTTGATCTTCGTTATCAGCCTACTGATCAAGATCCCATGTTGAACCAGGGCGTAGGCTTCCTCGCAAGGAGCCGTAAATATCCTTCCCGTGTAGCCACGCTGGAGGATTGGCTAGCAGGTCATCCGGAGCATACGGACTAA
- a CDS encoding SprT family protein: MEDQELQQWIEQISMASFGRPFVHQARFNRRLRSTGGRYFMKSHDIEISWNQWETFGRDEIEKIIKHELCHYHLHIMKRGYKHRDHDFKTLLAQVGGSRYCQSLPKPRAKQAYKYRLECVKCRTAYLRKRKMDVSKYACGNCRGKLKLVTLDLTSPS; this comes from the coding sequence ATGGAAGATCAAGAGCTGCAGCAATGGATTGAGCAGATTTCAATGGCGTCGTTCGGCAGACCCTTCGTGCATCAGGCGCGTTTTAACCGCAGATTGCGGTCGACGGGCGGTCGTTATTTTATGAAATCACATGATATCGAGATCAGTTGGAACCAGTGGGAAACGTTTGGCCGAGACGAAATCGAGAAAATTATTAAGCATGAGCTATGCCATTATCACCTGCATATCATGAAGCGAGGCTACAAGCATCGTGACCATGATTTCAAAACGCTGCTAGCCCAAGTCGGCGGTTCGAGGTACTGCCAGTCATTGCCCAAGCCACGAGCCAAGCAAGCTTATAAATATCGACTGGAATGTGTGAAGTGTCGAACAGCCTATCTTCGTAAGCGGAAAATGGACGTTAGTAAGTATGCTTGTGGTAATTGCCGGGGAAAATTGAAATTGGTTACTCTTGACTTAACATCACCTTCATAA
- a CDS encoding Fic family protein — protein sequence MDFSKIDLLKSELDVLRPLPPAAVRNLEQVFRVEWTYNSNAIEGNTLTLLETKLVLEEGLTIGGKKLREHFEVVNHSEAISYVQDIVNRNMELTEYIIKSIHHLVLKNIDDENAGRYRMVNVRISGSQQTPPHFSVLSEKMEQLIQWYDDYKNKLHPVELAAEFHFRFVYIHPFSDGNGRTARLLMNLILMKFGFPPAIVKAANDARLKYYETLEDASIRNEIIPFVRLISKCVEDGLQKYIGAVK from the coding sequence GTGGACTTTTCTAAAATAGATCTATTAAAAAGTGAATTAGATGTTTTACGCCCTCTGCCTCCAGCTGCGGTAAGAAATTTAGAGCAAGTGTTTCGGGTTGAATGGACGTACAACTCTAATGCGATCGAAGGTAATACATTAACACTTTTAGAAACGAAATTAGTCTTGGAAGAAGGATTAACCATAGGCGGTAAAAAGCTGCGTGAACATTTTGAGGTTGTAAACCATTCAGAAGCGATTAGTTACGTACAGGATATTGTGAATAGAAACATGGAATTGACTGAGTATATTATAAAATCAATTCATCATCTCGTCCTTAAGAACATTGATGATGAGAATGCAGGAAGATATCGGATGGTTAACGTTAGGATATCAGGCTCACAACAAACACCTCCACACTTTTCAGTGCTCTCTGAGAAAATGGAGCAGTTGATTCAATGGTACGATGATTACAAAAATAAATTACACCCCGTTGAACTAGCTGCGGAATTTCATTTTCGTTTTGTTTATATTCATCCATTTTCTGATGGAAATGGTCGAACAGCGCGACTTTTAATGAATTTAATATTAATGAAATTTGGATTTCCACCAGCAATTGTAAAAGCAGCAAACGATGCTCGTTTGAAATATTATGAGACGTTGGAAGATGCCAGTATTCGAAATGAAATAATACCATTCGTGCGATTAATTTCCAAATGTGTTGAGGATGGTTTGCAAAAATACATAGGCGCGGTAAAGTGA